The following proteins are encoded in a genomic region of Galbibacter sp. BG1:
- a CDS encoding gamma-glutamylcyclotransferase — MHVFVYGTLRKEFQNPVAKFLRKHSKFIGKGTAPGHLYDLGSFPGAVFNAHTSEVIHGEIYFIQKNTEAVLAALDRYEGIDDPNFDYYEKTEALIKVNNTSIKASVYNFKKSTVSFKKIESGDYSSYLGNP, encoded by the coding sequence ATGCATGTTTTTGTTTATGGAACCCTTCGCAAAGAGTTTCAAAACCCTGTTGCTAAATTTTTAAGAAAGCACAGTAAGTTTATAGGAAAAGGAACTGCCCCAGGTCATCTATACGATCTCGGAAGTTTTCCCGGAGCTGTTTTTAATGCACATACTTCGGAAGTTATTCACGGTGAAATCTATTTTATTCAAAAGAATACTGAAGCTGTTCTAGCTGCACTAGATCGGTATGAAGGGATAGATGACCCAAATTTCGATTACTATGAAAAAACAGAGGCCCTGATTAAAGTGAATAACACTTCCATTAAAGCCTCTGTATATAATTTTAAAAAGTCTACCGTTTCTTTTAAAAAAATAGAAAGCGGCGATTATTCCAGTTATCTAGGCAACCCTTAA
- a CDS encoding GNAT family N-acetyltransferase, whose amino-acid sequence MIFQTKRLTVRKLSMADLDLFHKMQNDQAVMRYIGGKTYSLEENKTDLKNILKFYKNPKNDFWVWAITFTETKEFLGTIALVKNEKEEYEIGYRLLKDYWKRGLGKEVTNGLIKYAFEVKKIKEIVAYVDKNNVTSVRILDSTFNFIKEFYNEQDNCIDRYYKLSN is encoded by the coding sequence ATGATATTCCAAACCAAGAGATTAACCGTAAGAAAGCTAAGCATGGCCGACCTCGATCTGTTCCATAAAATGCAGAACGACCAGGCTGTTATGCGATACATTGGCGGAAAAACATACTCACTGGAAGAAAATAAAACCGACCTTAAAAATATCTTGAAATTCTACAAAAACCCGAAAAACGATTTTTGGGTATGGGCCATTACCTTTACAGAAACCAAGGAATTTTTAGGCACTATTGCGCTGGTAAAAAATGAAAAAGAAGAATATGAAATCGGTTACCGACTTTTAAAGGATTATTGGAAAAGAGGGCTTGGAAAAGAGGTAACAAACGGACTCATAAAATATGCTTTTGAAGTAAAAAAGATTAAAGAAATAGTGGCTTATGTAGATAAAAACAATGTTACTTCGGTACGTATTTTAGACTCCACATTTAATTTTATCAAAGAATTTTATAACGAGCAGGACAATTGTATTGATCGTTATTACAAACTCTCCAATTAA
- a CDS encoding LD-carboxypeptidase, whose amino-acid sequence MNRRKFITRTAQVSALSAVPIYHTFAQAPNLSKSINENVLPKKLKKGDTVGLIAPGYALSQKALENAITNVKAIGFVPYHTPRIVGNFGYFSNTDKARVEDIHEMFLNPDIDAIFCARGGYGCTRILKDINFDYIQQNPKILLGFSDITALVNSIYQKTGIVTFHGPVGTTLNNDYNREQLEKIVCHANNSIPLATETFTASQTIADSTFEQYVINPGIAKGKLAGGNLSLLSAMTGTDFEVDYTDKIVFIEEIDEDPYRVDRMLTQLLDSKTFKNAKGIVLGVFKGCDDPDRSNSFSLKEVILDRIKPMNIPAIYGFSIGHIDNNLTLPVGINAQLNTNNFSLELLENSVS is encoded by the coding sequence ATGAATCGAAGAAAATTTATCACCCGTACCGCACAGGTTTCCGCCCTTTCTGCAGTTCCCATATATCATACTTTCGCCCAAGCTCCCAATCTTTCAAAGAGTATAAATGAGAATGTACTTCCGAAGAAATTAAAAAAAGGGGACACTGTAGGCCTTATTGCGCCAGGCTACGCACTATCCCAAAAAGCCTTGGAAAACGCAATTACAAACGTAAAGGCAATAGGATTTGTACCTTACCATACCCCAAGAATCGTAGGGAATTTTGGATACTTCAGTAACACCGATAAAGCACGAGTGGAAGATATACATGAAATGTTCCTTAATCCAGATATCGATGCCATTTTTTGTGCCAGGGGCGGTTATGGCTGTACCCGTATCTTAAAAGACATTAACTTCGATTACATTCAGCAAAATCCTAAAATATTGCTAGGTTTTAGCGATATCACAGCTTTGGTGAACAGTATTTACCAAAAAACGGGCATTGTAACTTTTCATGGGCCAGTGGGCACTACATTAAACAACGATTATAACCGGGAGCAGTTAGAAAAAATAGTTTGCCATGCCAATAACAGCATTCCATTGGCCACGGAAACTTTTACCGCAAGCCAGACTATTGCCGATTCTACTTTCGAGCAATATGTAATCAACCCAGGTATCGCCAAAGGTAAGCTTGCCGGTGGAAACCTCTCCTTACTATCGGCTATGACGGGAACCGATTTTGAAGTAGATTATACCGATAAAATTGTTTTTATTGAAGAAATTGATGAAGATCCTTATCGCGTAGATAGAATGCTTACCCAATTATTGGATTCTAAAACCTTTAAAAATGCCAAAGGAATTGTACTCGGTGTCTTTAAAGGCTGCGACGACCCTGATAGAAGCAATTCTTTTAGTCTGAAGGAAGTGATCCTAGATCGAATTAAACCGATGAATATTCCGGCCATTTATGGTTTTTCAATTGGTCATATCGATAATAATTTAACGCTTCCCGTAGGAATCAATGCGCAACTCAACACCAATAACTTTAGCTTAGAATTACTAGAAAATAGTGTTTCTTAA